The Bombus pascuorum chromosome 11, iyBomPasc1.1, whole genome shotgun sequence genome has a window encoding:
- the LOC132912161 gene encoding uncharacterized protein LOC132912161: MEWSGKLNEFYKKIQMYLMKMSQECGELKLLTLCITTENNDHIEHICKSMNNIFKTYNIPIEEKTSINNERCIQSYKYLLLNTNFENQERLAEDLVNGHLVDMCPPLSPYLLIQILWSLEYEEVLIESLLYMPLDLCTEVVKTVTKCVDKLPFQRLVRAIYQLILIIYTKFSQLKEYSVQSKNVEESVQNLLMSFEEFLPLLTNPKLSYLMEASGLKKCERHGIMLKKLICTIRKCLENKSKKILISSELEKLYSITFGREALVKCESTLIENTISTLNQQLVNLLLTKIKEVDCNIYLSWAELDDQENNMISLQRSIGIECYYFIDFVSNDKQLSENTHLIECLQQLSCKSDPKQSSFALSLSELCCAIHSGKKELMRELLCRYKEWDRTALDFVYDNRSLLEKKDCLTLLEYLTFVLTQSTEEDLKEFSYTLVIKILSCQSVTDIYEIITMYLTKYDGKSYLECPHTDEAFHEFIMRNTNLQTSTNLKTVLLFLLKSPKMVLTVLLKITIGHSHYRNIMISPNDLLLLSPFMQIREGNNQILLTSVLRVICIENTEWNAKKFMDLVNIMLDNSVIKVHDLINNVYIPYLRQDTFNVSNISSVLNSIRKLQVKCTKDTNIKDLILALSRRMSFLRKNTSISKYVSNEIFTQITRILPYFLENKNFPVSMKKDIIDGIDSVIEPIDKLHFASLWYFIQKGVSVIYVIEDYQRRCFVVLNRLKEDPKTSEKLRHYLSNLNLLREDFLRHLIIRSTEEEYQRICSELTIIYWFVFGWNDEIDAYDHILRVTMEACCLSLEYPSIGGYDLFTFLLKSFTRFCRTFVSLEGIENYEQVYQTLIKNINRLGGSIRHSPYADLFTTCITHLNDQTENNSASFLQDVLNTFHHFSDQCFEYNKYNEYSEATYKIPHSLKVSNCYMTYEIISACMKVPATEAYECIRRMNDLFVPK; encoded by the coding sequence ATGGAATGGTCAGGCaaactaaatgaattttacaaaaagattCAAATGTATCTAATGAAAATGAGTCAAGAATGTGGAGAATTGAAATTACTTACTTTGTGCATTACAACTGAGAATAATGATCATATTGAACACATATGTAAATCAatgaacaatatatttaaaacctATAATATACCTATAGAGGAAAAGACttcaataaataatgaaagatGTATACAGTCatataaatacttattattaaatactaattttGAGAATCAAGAACGTTTGGCAGAAGATCTTGTCAATGGTCACTTGGTTGATATGTGTCCACCTTTATCTCCATATTTgcttatacaaatattatggAGTCTTGAGTATGAGGAGGTTTTAATTGAATCTCTTTTATATATGCCACTTGATCTGTGTACAGAGGTAGTGAAAACAGTTACAAAATGTGTAGATAAATTACCCTTTCAAAGATTAGTTAGAGCTATATATCAATTGATACTAATCATATACACTAAATTCTCTCAATTAAAGGAATATAGTGTACAGTCCAAGAATGTTGAGGAAAgcgtacaaaatttattaatgagTTTTGAAGAATTCTTACCATTGTTAACAAATCCAAAATTATCTTATTTGATGGAAGCATCAGGCTTAAAGAAATGTGAACGACATGGTATCATGTTAAAGAAGTTAATTTGTACAATAAGAAAATGTTtggaaaacaaaagtaaaaagatattgattTCTAGTgaacttgaaaaattatatagcattacgtttgGAAGAGAAGCACTTGTAAAGTGTGAAAGTACATTGATAGAAAATACTATATCGACATTAAATCAACAATTGGTAAACTTATTGCTGACTAAAATCAAAGAAGTTgattgtaatatttacttaaGCTGGGCAGAATTGGATGATCAAGAGAACAATATGATCTCTTTACAACGTTCCATTGGAATTGAATGTTATTACTTTAtagattttgtatcaaatgaTAAGCAATTATCAGAGAACACACATTTGATAGAATGTTTACAGCAATTATCATGTAAATCAGATCCTAAACAGTCGAGCTTTGCTTTAAGTTTATCAGAACTCTGTTGTGCCATACATAGTGGTAAAAAGGAGCTCATGAGAGAATTGCTATGTAGGTACAAAGAATGGGACCGCACAGCGCTTGATTTCGTTTATGACAATAGATCATtactagaaaaaaaagactGTTTAACACTGTTAGAATATCTTACTTTTGTTCTTACACAATCAACAGAGGaagatttaaaagaatttagtTACACtttagttataaaaatattatcgtgtCAAAGTGTAACAGACATTTACGAAATTATAACgatgtatttaacaaaatatgatGGTAAAAGTTATTTAGAGTGTCCGCACACAGATGAAGCATTTCACGAGTTTATTATGCGAAACACGAATTTACAAACTTCCACGAATTTAAAAACGGTTTtactgtttcttttaaaaagtCCTAAAATGGTACTAACAGTACTTTTGAAAATTACTATTGGTCATTCtcattatagaaatattatgattTCTCCTAATGATTTACTTTTACTATCACCATTTATGCAAATAAGAGAAGgcaataatcaaatattattaacaagtGTGCTAAGAGTTATTTGTATAGAAAATACAGAATGGAATGCTAAGAAATTCATGGACCTCGTGAATATCATGTTAGACAATTCTGTAATTAAAGTACATGACTTGATAAATAACGTTTATATACCATATTTAAGGCAAGATACCTTTAATGTATCAAACATAAGTTCTGTTCTTAATAGTATTCGCAAACTGCAGGTGAAATGTACCAAAGATACGAATATTAAAGACTTGATATTAGCTCTTTCAAGAAGAATGTCGTTCCTTCGAAAAAATACAAGCATCTCCAAATATGTaagcaatgaaatatttactcAGATAACAAGAATATTGCCATATTTTctggaaaacaaaaattttcctgtttcaatgaaaaaagaCATTATTGATGGGATTGATTCTGTCATCGAACCAATAGACAAGTTACATTTCGCTTCCCTTTggtattttatacaaaaaggCGTCAGTGTAATTTATGTAATCGAAGATTATCAAAGACGTTGTTTTGTTGTATTGAACAGATTAAAAGAAGATCCAAAAACCTCAGAAAAATTACGACATTATTTgtctaatttaaatttattaagagAAGACTTTCTGCGCCATTTGATCATTCGTTCGACCGAAGAAGAATATCAGAGAATATGTTCTGAGCTTACTATAATTTATTGGTTCGTTTTTGGATGGAATGACGAAATCGATGCATACGATCATATTCTACGTGTGACGATGGAGGCGTGTTGTTTATCTCTAGAATATCCATCTATCGGTGGATACGATTTATTCACATTTTTACTTAAATCTTTCACGCGTTTCTGTAGAACTTTTGTATCGCTTGAAggaatagaaaattatgaacAAGTATACCaaacgttaattaaaaatatcaaccGACTCGGTGGAAGCATAAGACATAGTCCTTATGCGGATCTATTCACTACCTGTATTACGCATTTAAATGATCAGACAGAAAATAATTCTGCAAGTTTTCTGCAAGATGTTTTAAACACTTTTCATCATTTCAGTGATCAGTGCTTTGAATATAATAAGTACAATGAATATAGCGAAGCAACATATAAAATACCTCATTCTctaaaagtttcaaattgtTATATGACttacgaaataatttctgCTTGTATGAAAGTACCTGCAACAGAAGCTTATGAATGTATTAGGAGAATGAACGATCTATTTGTcccgaaataa